ctGCTCTGAAAGAATGCACCCTGTTTATTTAGCATTGCCTACTATTTAGTGTGCTAGTAGAGTTTTTATAGTTTGTTGTGTATAAAGACAGAGACTTGTAATGAGTTTCTCGAGctgaacaacaaacaaacacacacacacacacacacacacacacacacacacacacacacacacacagagagagacagagagagagagagagagagagagagagagagagagagaggaataaaaacattccCTACCAGTACTCGGTCCATGGCTGCAGCTCCACACGGCAGGTGCACACTTCTCCAGCCGGGTAACGACTCGGTTCATGCGCGAGCCCCAATCACCGGCCCCGGTTTCGGGAAACTCCTCCTCAAAGCTGTCGCGCGACTTGTTGCACCTGCCGTGACATTTTGTGCCTGGGATTCGATTCTtaataagagtcgactcttcgAATCCCATGCATAGGATTTAAAGAGTCGACTCCGAAGCTTTAGAATCTAATAGAGAAGAATGAAGGTTAGAAGAATCGACTCGTTAATCGGCACAGTGCAATTGACGCGGCTCTTCTCACACAGGAGATGATGTGAGCAACAATCGGGAGTCGACTCCTTCCCtcaccctcacactctctctctcacacacacacaaagggatTCAATTCGGCTTATGTTCCCAAacagaatcagaatcactttACACGCCAAATGTACGAGTACACAGGAAAACAGACGATGTTATGTAGAAAAGAAGGAGATTCATACTTCATTAGACAGCTGTAATGTTACTCCATTCAGACATGGACTTTGGCTCACTTTATTCATCCTCAAGGACGTGTAGCCAGATAACAAATAGAAACGACTCCCATGAATCGATTCTTTCGATACCCAAAGCATGAAATCGGAATTTGAGTCGACTCAGAATATTTCCATCCTTTTCCATAGTTCAGAATTCCCACATTTGTAACACTTCTGATTGAGTTTTCAcgtatataatttatatattgttttatagATTTCATATACATTAacatatgttttatttaaagtaaataaataaataaatacatacatacatggtCAGATATAACGTTATAATTCCATGGTCTTGACCTTGAAACtgatcttgtttttttcttcagttttgaaACTAAAGATTCATACACCGCAAGTAAATCTGAAGATTTGACATCATAACACTGtaatattgcttttatttattcagatgtGGGCCTTAGTTCATTTTATTCATGGTCAAAAGCAAaatagaaaacaagaaagaatcACCTCTGATGAATCGACTCCTTCAATTCCTAATGCTTGGAATCGGAATCTGAGTCGACTCCAAAATTCCTGGAATCGAACTGGCCTACTTTCACCAACACTAACCACATTTTAGGCAGAGAGCAATCCCACTTTCTTATCTTCTTATTTCTgggtttatttgttgttgtttttttttcagctagaGAGCAAGTAGACTTTAAATCAACTCAGGTTTTCTTAATAACTATTGTTATTAAACTAAATGGAACACTATTGTTTTGCCGGTGGTTTGTTATCCTAAACCTATTACATCATGATTCATATTAAatatcgtagaaatgtcttaAAAGTGTCGCGGTATGatatttctttctccacatcGCTCCAAGATTATTGTCTGAAAATTCTGCGATTTTTTGATCAACTCAAAGGAGACATGACCTTTCAAAATACACCCatcagccataacgttaaacccactgacaggtgacgtgcaTAACGGTGATTATCTCGTTACGGCGCCTGTCGAGGggtatttattaggcagcaagtgaacagtcagttctcgaagttggtgtgttgaaagcaggaagAGTGGGCAAGTGGAAAGATCTGCTCGacagcagaggcagtgtgattcTCCGggtgatgttctgctgggaaacctcgggtcctggcgttcacgtggatgttactttgacacgttccacctacctaaacactctcgcagaccaagtacacctcttcatggcaacggtgttccctctttcagcaggatgacGCGTCCTGCGACACCGCAAACACTGTTCAGGAACGATTTCAGGAACGTAGCGAGACAGATCGCcatgattgtgtattgtgtacgCTCTTTAAGTAACACGATAGGATTCTTTCGCGTCTTCGTCTGTCCCCTGTAACCCAGAGCTGAACCGGTAAGCGTTACGGATCGTACTCATCACGACTCAGAAGTAATTCAGACTAAATCAGTTTATTTTACAGCGTGGAGAGAAAGTCCGATACAGCCGTTTAACACGTTTCCGTCTTCATAGCAGCGGCTGGACCGAGAAGACGGACGATACGCCGCTGTTATACTGATCTTTCACAGAAAGAATAACTAGAACTAGAACTTCACACAGATCTATACAGAGATATATTTTGACTTTACAGTTTGATCAGTTCACGGCCTGAAATGTTGACAGCAAATTTCTCTCATGAAATATTAAACAGTTGATGAATGATTTGttaggagaggaaaaaaaataaaacagctacAGTAACAGCTTTTGTTCCAGAGGGTTTCAGGATTCGAGCCTGAGCTTGAATTACTGTCTGTTTTTCCGGGGTTCTCCGGGTTCTTCCCATCTAGAAAAAACATACTAGCAGCCGGATTGGCTATGGTGGacgtgaaagagtgtgtgaacgtgtgtgtgtgtgtgtgttgtggacaTTCAGAGTGTGTTCCCTGAACACCGGAGCGTGACGCTGACCGGCATACCGTTCACGAATAAATGAAACGCATTCAAACTCCCCAATATTCTTAGGAGCTcgcaatttttaatttttttttcaaaactaccACGGATTTTCCGCAGGTTTGGGCCGAGATGCGTTCAcgacaaagccctcttcgattcacgtgcgtcgaacacgagtacagctaaaaaaaaaaaaggtctcgtTATTACCGCAACAAACGTCAGCGAGAAAGACGTACGATTGCGATTTCGCAAATTCAAGAAGTTTTCTGCGTTTTCGGCCGCGATGATCGTAAAACCCTGTACGGACTGAGGAAACGCTACGTTTCCGGGACGTAACATCATCTTATCGTACGTCTCAGCATACAGAAATAATCCTAAAGTATTTCACGGTCCTATTATTAATCATTAGCGATTAATCTGAAGCTGCACTCGTCTCTACCGCAGCTTACTCGATCACACCTTgtgcatgttgttgttgttgttgttgttgttattgttgttgttattgttgttttacagTTTTCTAAAGTGCCAGTGTATGTCTGATATACTCTACATACGATTGCCATTTCAGTATCGAATACTCTACACAGTAACAGTCTCTGAGCTTTTCATTCTGAGATTTGGCACAGCTGGTGAAAAGCTCCAAAAGCAGCGagttatgaataaaaaaataaataaataaacatgtagcaggacgtctgtgtgtgtgtgtgtgtggctctacAAGCGTAGCTctacagttttttgtttttttcttttctgtgcacGTGAGACACGTCGGTCTCGTTTGGAAGGCAGCGTTCCTTATATCTCGGACAGTTTTTACAGCAGCGTTCCGCGTGTCCTTTTCCAGACCTGCGTTCCATGCGAttcttttcctgtaacagtgGAAACgtcctgaagcgttttattcgTCTTACACCGCAGCGATTCGCCGACGATTACAATTTTAACATTTCCTAACGGacggtacttttttttttttttttttttttttttttaaccgtttCGAGTTACGTTTAACGTTCCTGAACGTCCGCGAAACAAGTTCTCGCCtccgttatagcagctgtaaacgtcgttctctcaccagcctctcttcttttcttttctctaatgaagttaaggcaaaaaaaaaaaaaaccctgatcgGTGACCTTTTTCGAATAAGAGCGCGagtataaacctgtggtttgcgGCTgtgctgctgtcagagctgctgttacaggaaattaaccgacaccatctgaccaatcagaatccagaacgcttaacgtttaaaaaaaaaaaaacaaacaacagcggGATAAAATATTCAATAGCTAACGTGATATAAAATATGTGCAAACGTATGTTCGTGAATGTCTGGTTCTTGAAGTTATGTGaagatatacagtgctgtgtgtgtgtgtgtgtgtgtgtgtgtgtgtgtgtgtgtgtttcagctctTCGTCACGCCTGCACACTCCTGTCCGTCCACCAGAGGGAGCGGCTCTCTCCAGAAGGTGAACTGGCTGTACGCGTCGCTGCAGGGGAAATCTGACGAGCTCGTTCTCTTCAGGAGGGGGAAGACGTGATCCACCACCTCGCCCAGACGCACGTAcctgcacgtgcacacacacacacgtacacacacacacacacacacacacacacacacacacactttatactcCGGTTCACGTCAGTGTCACACTGCTTCGATGAAACCCTCAGCTTCTCCCGTCAAGGATCATAGTCTCTTCAGTGGAACTACCCGGTTGTCATAGTAACAAATTTAAATACTGCACATAAGCGTAAAACTTTACGTCTGGGTATCACGACATAAAGACACACGCACTCTATCTAACACACATCTGTACTTACGAGGACACGTTGGTCTTGGCGTGCTCCTGTACCAGTTCTCCTTTCGGATTGACGGTAAAGATCCTGTTTAAGGGAACGCCCACTTCCTTATACGAATACACGTCCTGCGAACAACATATCACACTCAGTATACGGTATTTTACCAGATACGCACTACTAGATCTGAGGTTTCAGTGTTCTGACCTACAGCCAAAACTTTTTAACGTTTGTTCGACCCTTTCTGGAACAGAAATCGAGTTCTCGGACATTTCCGGTCAGtgtaaaacaaatgaattatttgatCTGGTGTAAGAtcagtcaggacactgttgggtttcggTGTGTGGAGTACCGTGCCGGTGAGCAGTGCGATGGGAAAGTGGAGGGGCGTGAGCCCCCTGAACAGATGATTAATTAGCACGACAACGTCGGCAGAATCGCGAATACGAAGGAAAACACTACGCAGCTCAAAAACGCTATCCAAAGACGTAATTTAAAAAACGACGGCTACGTCGAGTCGACCTCGGTCCGAATATTTTACTAAATCCGTCTGTATATTTGAAGAAACGTGCATTCCTAAATCGTGGGTTgggttgctgtgtgtgtgtgtgtgtgtgtgtgtgtgtgtgtgtgcgcgctcacCGTGGCTCTGTTTCCGAAGGCAGCGTAGAAAGGTTGTGTGTTTGGATAGAACAGGTTTTTAATGTCGGTCAAACATTCCACCTTAAACTTCTCCGGCTTCTTCTCAATCACCTCCCTACAAACACGCACGACCTCatcattggggtgtgtgtgtgtgtgtgtgtgtgtgtgtgtgtgtgtgtgtgtgttgcttctgTCAGACCAGACATTTATTGCCCTGATATTATCCATGAAAATACCTTGTAATGTGTCTTAAATAAAGCTGGAAGAATAAAGTGGAggacattatgtgtgtgtgtgtgtgtgtgtgtgtgtgtgtgtgcgcgcgtgctcACCGGTGCAGTGCTGAGAACAGGCTGCTGGGACTGAGCAGTACGGGACCCTGAGGCAGCATGGTGCCGCTCTCGTTCACCCAGTGTAAGTATCCTCTGGTCATGTTCGCCATGCCGATCGCCCTCGCCGAGCAATACATGAACTTATAGCCatttctgtaacacacacacacacacacacacagtatattcttATTAAGGTACATTATTCAGTGACTGCAGTGGAACGCATTATAATGCTGACTCGTGTGTTAAACGTGTGTTATTGATTGGCaggtgaaggagcagttcttaCTGGCTGACTTTGTGGAAGAGGCGGGCGATGCCTTGGTGTGTCCAGTCTTTCCCCAGAGTGGGCAGGATGTGTCCCAGCGTGTCCGATCTACAGCATCATTTTACGCGttatatataataatcataCATGGTACACTTCATAAAGCATGTACACATAacgtcgattattttcctataacggcacatcccgaagtgttttattcctcttacaccacagcggtTTACCAACGATTcatcgttttgttttttacgtATTAAAGAATGGCAGGTAATTTTTAGCTGTGTGTAGCTACGTTTAATGTCGTCTCACATCCGTGGAACCAGTCggttcctattatcacttactgtacgttacagcagctatagaCAGACagtcgctccctcaccagcctctcttcgTTCTCTTCGttgataaatttttttttttttaaaagagcgCAAACTTCTCCGTCCCGAAGATGTCGGGAAAACCTAaaggagactccttccataaatgatacGTGCACGTCTCCTTAGAGGAAACGTTACGAGTCCACGTGCgagtggttactatagaaacgataaggtatcaTTTGCAGGAGCGCTGCTTTCacggctgctgttataggaaaacgaATCgacacgttctgaccaatcagaagccagaATTCAAGACGAAGGTTTCCCGGGACTGCTCGCCTGGTGATGGTGCCGTCGATGTCGGAGATGATGATTTTGTCGTCGCAGTTCCACAGGTAGATGGTTCCCTCGCAGCGACACGTGCCCTGGTACTGAGTGGTGACGCTGAACACCACGTCATTCGGGCCTTCTTTTAATTGCAGGCTAGCCTGAGATAtgagcgtgcacacacacacacacacacacacacacacacacacctattagaaagtcagatagatagatataaagtTCGATTTTCGATACAGTAGTGTGTGTCGTGTGTTGCTCGGGGATACATACATCATAGCCTTCAAGTAAaaataagtgtttatttttttaaaataagcaaaGAAGACTCTCTAAAGTTAAAACCTAAAATTAAAAAGTGGATTTcaaactgtttttaattttattttactggaaAATCTCTGATAAAGTGACCAATCAAACAATGGGGCGggattaaacaacaacaacaacaacaacaacaaaccaggtaaaacaaacttctttcactttTCTTCCAGGAAGTGTGTaactgtggttttttttccctacgTATTTAAAAAACGGGTGAATCGGTTTCGAAAGTTCTTACCAGCTGTTCGGATGTGAGGCGGAGCGTCTTCCTGTAAGACACGCCCCCTTGGCTAAGTGAGGAATCTGATTGGGTGGAGCTGGCTGTCTGTTTGATTGGTGATTGGTGCTCTTCGTCGCTGGTGGACGAGGATTCATCGTTCCGCCTGTGAGTAAAGTACACGTAAGACCGCTAGGTGTCCACGAGCATCTCTGATAATTCACGCTTTAATAACTCACAGACTAGTCTACCTGTTGATGGCAGCCATCTTCCCAGCATGCTCTGCTCCTCCAGACGGTCCATTTACAGTCGTAGAATCCTGAAAGACACCAAGCACGTATGAAATACTCCTACGTGGTTTCGTGATTGTTGTATTTGAGTGTGGATATGTggctgtgtgtgcgcgtgtgtgcgcacgtgtttATGTGTACCGTTTTGGAGCTGCTCCCTCTCCCACGCCACGAGAACCACCAGCGTCCTCCTTTCCTCGGCATCTTCTCCTTCACGATCCTCTCCACGGTGGCCTGCGAGGGACATGCACAGAGCCGAAACACAACCTCAACAACTGAACGAAAAtctcaacaaacaaaaaacaaaacaaacaacaaagagACTCATGCAGGAGGGGGAGGGgtcggaggaggaggaggaggaggaggaagagttgAGAGTGACCACTGAGGAGGAAGTAAACACTGAGGTTAGACCAGACAGAAGGAACTCCAGCAGCGAATAAACGCAAGCAGAGCAGGAGAGCTGAACGGCAGGGGAATTGGGATTTGGCGGGCGAgcgagggaaagagagagagagcggaaaGAGGGGAGAAAGAGGTTTTACTGGAGCGACaacaaataattattcacatgtaaaagcacatgcttttattacaaaaatcaCTATCCAATCAGCAAACAgctctttcctttctcttttacAAAAGTTCctttacatttatgacatttggcagacgcccttatccacagtgacttacatttatctcatttatacagccgagcagttcagggttaagggccttgctcaagggcccaggaggggcagtgctgggatttaaactcatgaccttctgatcaggagtccaacgtcttaaccactgagcggCCACGGCCTTACTTCACATGCattaagatagatagataaacagatatataaacagatagatagacagacagatagataggtatgtagatagatagataggtatgtagagagatagatagatagacaaacagatagacagagagatagataggtatgtagagagatagatagatagacaaacagatagacagagagatagataggtatgtagagagatagatagatagatagacaaacagatagacagagagatagataggtatgtagagagatagatagatagatagatagataggtatgtagagagatagatagatagatagatagatagatagataggtatgtagagagatagatagatagatagatagatagatagataggtatgtagagagatagatagatagatagatagatagatagatagataggtatgtagagagagatagatagatagatagatagatagataggtatgtagagagatagatagatagatagatagatagatagatagataggtatgtagagagatagatagatagatagatagatagatagataggtatgtagagagatagatagatagatagatagataggtatgtagagagatagatagatagatagatagataggtatgtagagagatagatagatagatagatagataggtatgtagagagatagatagatagatagatagatagatagatatgtagagagatagatagatagatagatagatagatagatagatagatatgtagagagatagatagatagacaaacagatagacagagagatagataggtatgtagagagatagatagatagacaaacagatagacagagagatagataggtatgtagagagatagatagatagacaaacagagacagagagatagatagatagatagatagataggtatgtagagagatagatagatagatagatagataggtatgtagagagatagatagatagatagatagatagatagatagatagatatgtagagagatagatagatagacaaacagatagacagagagatagataggtatgtagagagatagatagatagacaaacagatagacagagagatagataggtatgtagagagatagatagatagacaaacagatagacagagagatagataggtatgtagagagatagatagatagacaaacagatagacagagagatagataggtatgtagagagatagatagatagacaaacagatagacagagagatagataggtatgtagagagatagatagatagacaaacagatagacagagagatagataggtatgtagagagagatagatagacaaacagatagacagagagatagatagataaatatgtagatagatagatagacagacagacagacagatagatagatagacaaacagatagacagagagatagataggtatgtagagagatagatagatagacaaacagatagacagagagatagataggtatgtagagagatagatagatagacagagagatagataggtatgtagagagatagatagatagacaaacagatagacagagagatagatagatagataggtagataggtatgtagagagagatagatagacaaacagatagacagagagatagatagataaatatgtagatagatagatagacagacagacagacaaacagatagatagacagactgaaAGACAGAGTAggaaagacaaacagatagacagagagatagatagatagatatgtagatagatagacagatagatagataggtagataggtatgtagagagatagatagatagatagatagataggtatgtagagagatagatagatagataggtagataggtatgtagagagatagatagatagacaaacagatagacagagagatagataggtatgtagagagatagatagatagatagatagatagacagagagatagataggtatgtagagagagatagatagatagatagatagatagataggtatgtagagatagatagatagacaaacagatagacagagagatagatagatagacagagagatagatagatagataggtatgtagagagatagatagatagacaaacagatagacagagagatagatagatagatggatagatagataggtatgtagatagatagatagacagacagacagacaaacagatagatagacagactgaaAGACAGAGTaggaaagacagatagatagatagacaggcagacagcaaatctatttttgttttttttttattacttcacTTGCCTTTGTAATCATTTTGTTACTTAATTAATGGAATGAATTTGGTTATTTCACACCACagtgtcaggtgtgtgtgaacaCATGTGCTCATTTATATCATCATAGAATAATAAAACACCATCACTGTATCTCTGTGGTCTAGCTCAAAgtctgtctctcgctgtctgtctgtctgtctgtctgtctgtgtgtgtgtgtgtgtgtgtgtgtgtgtgtgtgtgcgcgcacgtgtgtgtgttaccttagGCAGCGGTTTCTGAAACACTTGCATAGCCAGCAGGATCGGTGCAGCGGTGCTCCAGTTGTAATATCTaatcaaataaagaaagagaaacttCATCGCCTGTTTTAAAACACTGCTATGtaacaggtcaaaggtcacagacGGTTAGTTAGCCACAAAATAAACGTGATCAGGTCTTTATTTCGCGTTTCTCACACACTGGCGCTACAATATCCTGCTTGTAGCATGTCTCTATACTAAAGAAACTACTGATTCAACCTAGAGTATCAATTAAAACATGATTTCATTACTAATTACAAGCTGTACTTCcaatttattcatgtatttaatgTTTAGGGTGATTGTTTTACCCAATGTGTTATTACAGCTGAAAAAAGAaatttaactatatatattagttaaatgtttttgttgcaATTTACTGCCAGAAGAGGGCGCAAACTAACACACAATTCCTTCAGTCTTGCATTTAGAGTAAATCATCATAATGGTctttacaaatattaaaaattaacCCTAGAACAGTTAAAATGCAACCATGTCTTaggataaataaaattttatttaaataaatatgcattattATTCGGAGTTCCTtgactgaccaatcagaatcgagcatccCACATAGCGTAAATGCTGCTGTACTGGATTATGATTATACACAACGATACACACAGCtttccagtccctccaggatttcacgatcgcgggaattaacgcaaaatcaagcgaactccacaatattcgtggaacatgagtacagctaaaaggtcttgtttactaacattactgtaaaagagcgtgcaaaacaatttcaacaATTTAAGTCGTTTTctgcaatacaaaaaaaaaaaaaaaaagcacaaaaactctgcaagttgcatctcAGATTTTGAACAATAGCCGCAGgtaaatcaagcgtttttggccgcgacgatcacaaaatcctgtacggactggtttgctgtgatgcGTGTTGTGTAGGCAATGGGTGTAGGTGTCTCTCACTTCGAGCCGATTTTGACCACCAGGTTCGGGTCATCTATGAGGGTGGGGTTCTCTACAAACTGCTGGTAGGAAAGGGCCTTCTCCTGAAAGTGCTCTAGACAAATAAACAGCAGTAACATCAGGTTAGGGTCGTTCGGTCGGCTAAAGATACCAACAGTGCGTTCGGAAATAATTAGTGTACTGGAGtattctgagtgtgtgtgtgtgtgtgtacctttagTGATCTCTCGGCTGTCGGTCAGTCCTCCACACAGGGAGAGGGCGATAGAGGGCAGGTCAGCGGGCTGGTCTGAGTAACTGTCCACGCCGCTGTCCGCACCCGAGCTTCCCACGGACGGAGGAGACGTGCTCATGCTGCGTAACGCGCTCTCGCAACACACACGCCCTGCGCGGCTGTTCTCACTgtcaacacagagaaacagacagacagatagacagataaataaagagataaacaggcagacagacagagtggcagtacaacagacagaaagagagacaagcagacagacatatagatagatagatagatagacgggcacatagataaacagatataaagacagacagacagatagatagacagacatagagatagagatagatagatagatagatagacagacagactggcaGACAGTCGCctaacagagagacagacagaatgaaaaaagaagTGTTGCGATGTACCTTTTGGGAAAGTAGAGCGCCGCCACTTCCGGctccagctctgtgatgtcatcgaGATACACTCCGTCAGAGCCAAGATGGCGGCTTCTCTTATCTGCAGTGTAAAGAGCGGATAAGTGGCAGCGTGACTTTGACTGCATGAAATACATCTGCTCATGAAATTATCCTGGATGTGAAACAAAGCGCTTCTACTTCTCCGTATCAATCTGCTACCTTTTCTCTTGGAAGGTGAATCGGTTTTGCCATGTGGGCGGGGCCCTACGCTGGCCACACCCCTTCCCTCGACCTCTGACACCAAACCCGCTGTTAAAGTTGCCACTGCCTCCGTTCTCGTCGTCTCTGGATCCCTTTCCGCAAGGCTGTTCTGCGTTCTGATTGGCTCGTTCCCCGCTGCGATGCTCCCGCTCACCGGTCCCGCATCGTCCGTGTCTGTCCTCTCCGTCCTGCCGTCCTTGGCTGTGGGGATGAACTGGGATAGGGATGCGTCGCCATCACCATGGGGATGATCGTTAGCGGCTGACGCGTCGGGGATTGCTCTGAAGTGTGCGTTGTCCGAAACGGGAATGGGGACGGGACGTGCAGCAGGAGGATCGGGTTTAGACGACAGGAAGGACGGCTGGAGGCGTAAATAAAGGCATGGAACGCTTTCTGGTTGTGGTATTGGTATTATATTATACTGCTAATCTGACAGATCTGGGATCAGTGCTAGTGTGTATCTagattcgtgtgtgtgtgtgtgagctgatcTGAGGTCAGTACCTGAGGCAGCTCTCCCCAGGCCCAGAGCATGGCCGGGTCCTGCTGCTTCTCACCGGATTTAGTGACGAGCTCAGAGTCGCTCTTTGGCGAGCAGGGGCGAGAGACACTGgggctgcagagagagagagagagagagcgagagagagagagagagagagagagagagagacggagattAATTTAAACGTTATTAATTACaccattaataatattaatactaatacaCTGTtcacaaacgtgtgtgtgtgtgtgtgtgtgtgtgtgtgtgtgtacctctgtATAGGTGACCAGTCTCCATCAGAGCGGGTATACACAGCGTTCTGCGTATAACTATTCACTTGTTCGTTCAAAGAAATCCtggaacacaacacacacacacacacacgtctaataactaagacacaaacacacaaatgctAACCATCTGCTTGTGTGTGCTTATTAGAAACACTCCACTCCCTTATCTCCTCATTtgttccatttctctctctcattctctccctccctctctcattctctccctctctctctcattctctccctccctctctcattctctccctccctctctctctcattctctccctctctctctcattctctccctccctctctcattctctccctctctctctctctctcattctctccctccctctctcattc
This genomic interval from Ictalurus furcatus strain D&B chromosome 2, Billie_1.0, whole genome shotgun sequence contains the following:
- the lpin1b gene encoding phosphatidate phosphatase LPIN1 — its product is MNYVGQLAGQVFVQVKELYRGLNPATLSGCIDVIVVRHPDGSLHCSPFHVRFGKMGVLRSREKVVDIEVNGEPVSLHMKLGDNGEAFFVTEAENDQEAVPAYLATSPIPSSSPIQTLGPEIGATKRRRKRRRKSKVDSLKRETSTEYSEYEAVFAIDMSSHEGDDEHNGISLNEQVNSYTQNAVYTRSDGDWSPIQSPSVSRPCSPKSDSELVTKSGEKQQDPAMLWAWGELPQPSFLSSKPDPPAARPVPIPVSDNAHFRAIPDASAANDHPHGDGDASLSQFIPTAKDGRTERTDTDDAGPVSGSIAAGNEPIRTQNSLAERDPETTRTEAVATLTAGLVSEVEGRGVASVGPRPHGKTDSPSKRKDKRSRHLGSDGVYLDDITELEPEVAALYFPKSENSRAGRVCCESALRSMSTSPPSVGSSGADSGVDSYSDQPADLPSIALSLCGGLTDSREITKEHFQEKALSYQQFVENPTLIDDPNLVVKIGSKYYNWSTAAPILLAMQVFQKPLPKATVERIVKEKMPRKGGRWWFSWRGRGSSSKTDSTTVNGPSGGAEHAGKMAAINRRNDESSSTSDEEHQSPIKQTASSTQSDSSLSQGGVSYRKTLRLTSEQLASLQLKEGPNDVVFSVTTQYQGTCRCEGTIYLWNCDDKIIISDIDGTITRSDTLGHILPTLGKDWTHQGIARLFHKVSQNGYKFMYCSARAIGMANMTRGYLHWVNESGTMLPQGPVLLSPSSLFSALHREVIEKKPEKFKVECLTDIKNLFYPNTQPFYAAFGNRATDVYSYKEVGVPLNRIFTVNPKGELVQEHAKTNVSSYVRLGEVVDHVFPLLKRTSSSDFPCSDAYSQFTFWREPLPLVDGQECAGVTKS